Proteins encoded together in one Prunus dulcis chromosome 3, ALMONDv2, whole genome shotgun sequence window:
- the LOC117621659 gene encoding uncharacterized protein LOC117621659, whose amino-acid sequence MGPKRGGFRRGTRQSSRVRGQNSPPEPEDLPIPEPVQEPVEQSFVGGPSGPAPPMPTIMGDPNLQQTLELLTQALSRTGQSRDPSLGYADQAKRTGQSSDPAVAEEWIERMERIIEVMAVPQDRRVTLATFFLTRNARYWWESVKRRYRDPSAITWPVFRAAFDSQYYPQAYQNLKMEEFLQLEQGSMTVLEYEKKFNELSKYCIPLVEDETSLIESSQMMVRARGEPRRRQFEMGGPSQGSSKRGSYSSGSSSGRSYGGFRPGISSSGGSNHSGSYGSRPAGSSVRGSGRQPPSAAGRMRSPQCTGGEATVVSPREIGTQGRTQSRGASSSGGTQTSVASRGGSQQQGRGERARATGRVYHISQQQAQASPDVVTGTLLVFGTPARVLIDPRATHSFVTPSFAHNAVGRLSALGDELAISVPTGEIFHVGTVYRDSAVLVGDVCLEADLIPLEMVGLDVILGMDWLAKHHASVDCFRKEVVLRSPGRPEVTFHGERSVEGKW is encoded by the exons ATGGGCCCGAAACGTGGTGGTTTTCGTAGGGGGACGAGACAGTCATCCCGAGTGAGGGGACAGAATTCCCCTCCCGAACCTGAGGACCTTCCCATCCCTGAACCGGTGCAGGAACCGGTTGAGCAGTCATTCGTTGGAGGCCCCTCAGGGCCCGCACCTCCCATGCCCACGATAATGGGAGACCCTAACCTTCAGCAGACCCTGGAGTTACTGACACAGGCCTTATCCCGGACTGGGCAGTCTAGAGACCCGTCCTTGGGATATGCCGACCAGGCAAAGAGGACTGGGCAGTCTAGTGATCCAGCAGTGGCCGAAGAATGGATAGAGCGGATGGAACGGATCATAGAGGTGATGGCCGTTCCACAGGATCGTAGAGTAACTTTGGCCACGTTCTTCTTGACTAGAAATGCAAGATACTGGTGGGAGTCAGTTAAAAGGAGGTATCGGGATCCATCGGCCATCACATGGCCAGTTTTCCGAGCAGCATTTGACAGTCAGTACTACCCCCAGGCGTATCAGAATTTGAAGATGGAAGAGTTCTTGCAGTTGGAACAGGGATCGATGACAGTACTAGAATATGAGAAGAAGTTCAACGAGTTGTCAAAATACTGCATTCCACTGGTAGAGGATGAAA CCTCACTGATAGAAAGCAGTCAGATGATGGTTAGAGCCCGAGGTGAACCTCGGAGAAGACAGTTTGAGATGGGTGGTCCCAGTCAGGGGTCATCCAAGAGAGGTAGCTACAGTTCTGGTTCATCTAGTGGTCGTAGTTACGGAGGCTTTCGACCTGGAATCAGCTCAAGTGGAGGCTCCAACCATAGTGGTAGTTATGGGAGCCGGCCTGCAGGCAGTTCAGTCAGAGGTTCTGGTAGACAGCCACCATCAGCAGCTGGCAGGATGAGGAGCCCACAGTGTACA GGTGGTGAAGCGACTGTTGTATCACCTAGAGAGATAGGCACCCAGGGCAGAACCCAGTCTAGAGGAGCCTCGTCCAGTGGTGGGACCCAGACCAGTGTTGCCAGTAGAGGTGGCAGTCAGCAGCAGGGACGAGGTGAACGTGCCAGAGCCACAGGCAGGGTGTATCACATCTCCCAGCAGCAGGCACAGGCATCGCCAGACGTGGTTACAGGTACTCTATTAGTCTTTGGGACTCCTGCTAGAGTTTTGATTGACCCTAGGGCTACGCACTCATTTGTTACGCCTAGTTTTGCCCACAATGCTGTTGGCAGACTGTCAGCCTTAGGGGATGAGTTAGCGATCTCTGTACCTACAGGAGAGATCTTTCATGTAGGTACGGTGTATCGCGATAGTGCAGTGTTAGTAGGGGATGTGTGTCTGGAAGCAGATCTGATTCCATTGGAAATGGTGGGCTTGGATGTTATATTGGGCATGGATTGGCTAGCCAAGCATCATGCCTCAGTGGATTGCTTCAGGAAAGAAGTCGTACTCCGTAGCCCTGGACGCCCTGAAGTAACATTTCATGGTGAGCGTagtgttgaaggaaaatggtga
- the LOC117621660 gene encoding uncharacterized protein LOC117621660: protein MGMQSKVVLQQQDKEDKSTGCLLIYTQMCGARTSQVEVENLTGRKIKILKSDNGGEYKDSKFLDFCKSEGIKRYFTVKKTPQQNEADERMNRTLIERDSAYDFIPINESTKLKSIEDVHEVVESNNEMEDFGQQQKTQEEKETQNQVEPPSIAQSRPKRTIKPPQ, encoded by the exons ATGGGGATGcagtctaaggtggtattacaacAGCAAGACAAAGAGGATAAGAGCACGGGGTGCTTACTAATATACACTCAAATGTGTGGGGCCCGCACCAGTCAA GTGGAGGTAGAGAACCTTACGGGAAGGAAGATCAAGATCCTAAAGAGTGACAATGGTGGGGAATATAAAGATAGCAAATTCCTTGATTTTTGCAAGAGTGAGGGTATCAAGAGGTATTTCACCGTGAAGAAGACACCCCAACAAAACGAAGCTGATGAGAGGATGAATAGAACTCTCATAGAGCGTGACAG TGCCTATGATTTCATACCTATTAATGAGAGTACCAAGTTGAAGTCAATTGAAGACGTTCATGAGGTGGTGGAGTCCAACAATGAGATGGAGGATTTTgggcaacaacaaaaaactcaagaagaaaaagagactCAAAATCAGGTGGAGCCGCCATCTATAGCTCAGTCTAGGCCTAAGAGAACCATCAAACCTCCTCAATGA
- the LOC117623586 gene encoding putative leucine-rich repeat receptor-like serine/threonine-protein kinase At2g24130 codes for MFFLLFQHLVLTSGNAVIGHHHHPHHSLLADKAVLLEFKKAIVYDPHSTLANWNEATGVCNFTGVSCNKKHHRVSELLLQDYELVGRLSPIISNLTGLRNLSLVGNHFYGTIPSEIALLRRLHHLLLDRNSFHGSIPDSLALPSQLTIVSLLQNNLTGAIPPTFFSNCTMLKVLDLSNNFLSGKIPIEIGNCPNLWSLNLYNNQFTGELPLFLTNNSLANLDVEYNHLSGELPIKFVQKLPNIVYLHLSNNNMISHDGNTNLNPFFTALTNCTSLEELELAGMGLGGVLPSSIGGLGINFSNLLLQENQIFGSIPPNIGNLSKLVVLNLTSNLLNGTISANISQLSNLEQLFLSHNLFASAIPPALGQMTHLGLLDLSHNTFSGDIPSSIGNLVRLNYLFLNNNLLSGSIPPTLVHCTELYKLDLSYNRLTGSIPPELSGLSEIRIFINLSHNQLEGPIPIELSKLKDVQEIDLSSNNLSGSIFPQISSCIALTLINFSHNSLEGKLPDSIGELKNLESFDVSGNHLSGRIPLSLNKIRTLTYLNLSFNNFEGRIPSGGIFESVSYSSFLGNQHLCGPVAVKPVCPQKNRLFRTRIFLIIFTLVIFISTSLSIICCVIAFRHIKALISAERTETARKPTQPELVHNFPRVTYRDLSEATSGFDDQRLLGMGSYGRVYRGVLPDGTTIAVKVLHLQSGNSTKSFTRECQVLRRIRHRNLIRIITACSLPDFKAIVLPYMANGSLDSRLYPHSQAGLSSGSSDLSLIQRLNICSDIAEGMAYLHHHSPVRVIHCDLKPSNVLLNDDMTALVSDFGIARLLIAGGANSALEDMGNSTANMLCGSIGYIAPDDMFVGGLSLHKWVKNHYHGRVEKVVDSSLMRAFRDQPPEVKKMWDVAIGELIELGILCTQESSSTRPTMLDAADDLDRLKRYLCGDTTATFASSLGISSSTLEDD; via the exons atgttttttcttctgttcCAGCATTTGGTTTTAACATCTGGGAATGCAGTTATAGGTCATCACCACCATCCTCATCACTCTTTGCTTGCAGACAAGGCTGTTCTTCTGGAGTTCAAGAAAGCCATTGTATATGATCCACATTCCACACTAGCTAATTGGAACGAAGCTACCGGTGTCTGCAACTTCACTGGTGTCAGCTGCAACAAAAAGCATCATCGCGTATCAGAACTCCTTCTGCAGGATTATGAGCTTGTAGGGCGGCTTTCTCCTATCATTTCGAATCTAACAGGCCTTCGTAACCTATCGCTCGTAGGCAACCATTTTTACGGAACTATCCCTTCTGAAATTGCCTTGCTAAGGCGCCTCCATCATCTTCTGCTTGATAGGAACAGCTTTCATGGTTCAATACCTGATTCCTTAGCCCTTCCTTCACAGCTCACTATAGTTAGTCTATTGCAAAATAATTTAACCGGTGCCATTCCACCTACATTTTTCTCCAACTGCACTATGTTAAAGGTTTTAGACCTTTCCAACAACTTTCTTTCTGGAAAAATTCCAATTGAGATTGGAAATTGTCCAAATCTATGGAGCCTCAATTTATACAACAACCAGTTCACTGGAGAGCTTCCTCTGTTTTTGACCAATAACTCACTGGCCAATTTAGATGTAGAATATAACCATCTTTCTGGTGAACTGCCTATCAAATTTGTACAAAAGTTGCCAAATATTGTCTATCTTCATTTGTCTAATAACAATATGATAAGCCATGATGGCAACACAAATCTCAACCCATTCTTCACTGCCCTCACAAATTGCACTAGTCTAGAGGAGCTTGAATTGGCTGGCATGGGCCTCGGAGGAGTATTGCCTAGTTCCATTGGCGGCCTTGGTATCAACTTTTCAAATCTGTTGCTGCAAGAAAACCAAATCTTTGGCTCAATTCCTCCAAATATAGGTAATCTTTCTAAGCTTGTGGTGTTGAATTTGACCTCCAATCTTTTGAATGGAACAATTTCAGCAAACATAAGTCAGCTGTCAAACTTGGAACAGCTTTTCTTATCACACAACCTTTTCGCCAGTGCAATTCCGCCGGCATTGGGGCAGATGACTCACCTCGGCCTGCTTGATCTGTCTCACAATACGTTCTCTGGTGATATTCCAAGCAGTATAGGAAATTTGGTTAGGCTGAACTATCTGTTCCTCAACAACAACCTCCTTTCCGGATCAATACCTCCAACATTAGTACACTGCACAGAATTGTACAAGCTTGACTTATCATACAACAGATTGACAGGGAGCATCCCCCCAGAATTATCAGGTTTGAGTGAGATCAGGATTTTTATTAACCTGTCACATAATCAGCTTGAAGGGCCCATACCGATTGAGCTCAGCAAACTGAAAGATGTTCAAGAGATAGATCTTTCATCAAATAACCTAAGTGGAAGTATCTTTCCACAGATATCAAGCTGCATTGCATTGACCCTGATAAACTTCTCACACAATTCTTTGGAAGGGAAACTTCCAGATTCCATAGGTGAGCTAAAGAACCTTGAGTCCTTTGATGTTTCAGGAAACCACTTGTCTGGAAGGATTCCGCTAAGCCTCAACAAAATTCGAACACTCACATATTTAAATCTTTCTTTCAATAACTTTGAAGGAAGGATTCCCTCTGGTGGCATCTTTGAATCAGTCTCATATTCATCTTTCTTGGGAAATCAGCACCTTTGTGGTCCAGTTGCTGTCAAACCTGTTTGCCCTCAGAAAAATCGTCTGTTTCGTACACGCATTTTCTTAATCATATTCACCTTAGTCATATTCATATCAACATCCTTGTCAATAATATGCTGTGTGATTGCATTCCGGCACATTAAGGCACTAATTTCAGCTGAGAGGACTGAGACAGCAAGAAAACCCACACAACCAGAATTGGTTCATAATTTCCCAAGAGTTACATATCGAGATCTGTCGGAGGCCACTAGTGGATTTGATGATCAGAGACTGCTTGGGATGGGCAGCTATGGACGCGTCTACAGGGGAGTTCTTCCGGATGGGACAACTATAGCAGTCAAGGTCTTACATTTACAATCTGGGAATTCAACAAAGAGTTTTACCAGAGAATGCCAAGTCTTAAGGCGAATTAGGCACAGGAACCTCATAAGGATCATAACAGCATGCAGTCTACCTGATTTTAAGGCTATTGTTCTTCCTTATATGGCAAATGGTAGCTTGGATAGCCGTCTCTATCCACATTCACAGGCAGGTCTAAGCTCAGGTTCTTCTGATTTGAGCCTGATCCAAAGACTGAACATTTGCAGTGACATAGCTGAAGGGATGGCCTATCTACATCACCACTCTCCAGTCAGAGTTATACATTGTGACCTAAAGCCAAGCAATGTTCTACTCAATGATGATATGACAGCTTTAGTTTCTGATTTTGGGATTGCAAGATTGTTGATCGCCGGAGGAGCAAATTCAGCTCTTGAGGACATGGGAAACTCTACTGCAAATATGTTATGTGGATCAATCGGATACATAGCACCAG ATGACATGTTTGTTGGAGGGTTAAGCCTGCACAAGTGGGTGAAGAACCATTATCATGGGAGGGTGGAAAAGGTAGTTGACTCTTCCTTGATGAGAGCTTTTAGGGATCAGCCACCTGAGGTGAAAAAAATG